The Salvelinus alpinus chromosome 28, SLU_Salpinus.1, whole genome shotgun sequence genome includes a window with the following:
- the fance gene encoding Fanconi anemia group E protein, which produces MDTNTLLLRFDGRSRLLLRSLLSGATGARRGLWVFQRQRRLDPDRCLHTCLETLCQQEICLNSDAQTLTTKPLVCLFPVAFQRSLVSFLHLTHPLHPRTSVLRLLDCLSQGEHAPNPWVSALVVQLRRDLGAPGGKEPLITPQCRERLRGLCERLRGSGGGDDKATGWALCLGGPIEPQLSSSSQSGLDVVPQRKRKSSCVDLDSEPEDDAGQQRKRMKTSLSPVDTERSCSSMEYVVGTEGLKDEVETDRVDCVIPEPAVEPQPAAGSPSDALPENVKASIPQIKEILESEMEWDQSSVDVFKVLNDCDPSQVEILCRMLSLSEMPEQTLPQLCSCLLELSPDLSHSTAATLIKSLLLGKVLSLSEPASRCLVTAVTSLCSRYPRPTCHALIGPVLEEGQIGSAQAELLNRLIEDCLDPHYRLLVFQMTIKGIWCEGLLSVIHALLDKKLELNEELFTLFTDQLSSQAPHFTKSMKYAKMMLTVLTKYNTHVTVAHKHTLSCCLSSNETFLKKSLQAALKRIKHS; this is translated from the exons ATGGACACAAATACTTTGTTGCTCCGGTTTGATGGACGCTCCCGGTTGCTGCTCCGTTCTTTACTCTCGGGAGCTACCGGTGCCCGTCGAGGTCTGTGGGTGTTCCAGCGGCAGCGACGGTTAGACCCGGACCGCTGCCTACACACCTGTCTCGAGACTCTTTGCCAGCAGGAAATATGCCTGAACAGTGATGCTCAGACCCTGACAAC CAAACCACTCGTGTGCCTGTTTCCAGTTGCCTTCCAACGGAGTCTCGTGTCCTTCCTCCATCTCACCCACCCTTTGCATCCCCGGACCAGTGTCCTTCGCCTGCTAGACTGCCTCAGCCAGGGGGAGCATGCCCCAAACCCCTGGGTGTCTGCCCTGGTCGTACAGCTCCGGAGAGACCTGGGAGCCCCTGGGGGGAAGGAGCCACTAATCACCCCCCAGTGCAGAGAAAGACTAAGGGGACTATGTGAGCGTCTGaggggtagtggtggtggtgatgataaaGCAACAGGATGGGCCTTGTGTTTAGGTGGACCAATAGAGCCACAACTGTCCTCATCCTCACAGAGTGGGCTAGATGTGGTTccacagaggaagaggaagagcagCTGTGTGGATCTGGACTCAGAACCTGAGGACGACGCCGGACAGCAGCGTAAGAGGATGAAGACAAGTCTCTCTCCTGTGGACACTGAGAGGAGTTGTAGCAGTATGGAGTATGTAGTGGGAACGGAGGGTTTGAAAGATGAGGTGGAGACGGACCGGGTGGATTGTGTCATCCCAGAACCAGCTGTGGAACCGCAGCCAGCAGCAGGGAGTCCAAGTGATGCCCTGCCTGAGAATGTAAAG GCTTCTATCCCTCAAATCAAGGAAATCTTGGAAAGTGAGATGGAG TGGGACCAGAGCTCAGTGGATGTCTTCAAGGTGCTGAACGACTGTGACCCCTCCCAG GTCGAGATCTTATGTAGGATGCTGAGTTTGTCTGAGATGCCAGAACAGACCCTACCTCAGCTCTGTAGCTGCCTGCTGGAACTCTCTCCTGATCTCAGTCACAGCACAGCAGCCACACTCATCAAGAGTCTCCTGCTGGGAAAG GTTCTGTCCCTTTCTGAACCTGCCTCACGCTGTCTAGTCACGGCTGTGACGTCACTATGCAGTCGCTACCCCAGGCCAACCTGCCACGCTCTGATTGGACCAGTCCTGGAGGAAGGGCAGATAG GCAGTGCACAGGCTGAGCTGCTCAACAGATTGATAGAAGACTGCTTGGATCCCCACTACAGACTGCTGGTGTTTCA AATGACAATCAAAGGCATTTGGTGTGAAGGACTGCTGTCTGTCATTCATGCCCTGCTGGACAAGAAG CTGGAGCTGAATGAAGAGCTGTTCACACTCTTCACTGACCAGCTAAGCTCCCAGGCACCTCACTTCACCAAGTCCATGAAGTATGCCAAGATGATGCTCACTGTGCTGACCAAGTATAACACGCAT GTAACTGtggctcacaaacacacactgtcctGCTGCTTGTCCTCCAATGAGACATTCTTGAAGAAGTCCCTTCAAGCTGCCCTGAAGAGAATCAAACATTCATGA